From the genome of Clavelina lepadiformis chromosome 2, kaClaLepa1.1, whole genome shotgun sequence:
AGAACGGAAAGGGACGCAAAGCTGtgagttatacttttattgtcaCCTCTGTTTGATTTGGGCCATAAGCAGGTAAATGTCACCAAGTAGTAAAAAACGTCGTTAAACTGTGAAAGTTGCTTTATtactgcttttgttttatttcagcgCTGCAGTGATTTCACTTGTACCAAAGATAGTTATATCATCTTTATGCACAATAAGTGGTTGTGTGGCATATACCTACTTCAAGGGTTGCGATCCAATTAAAGCGAAAAATGTTAGTAAACCAGACCAACTGATGCCTTACCTAGTCCTACAGGTTTTTCGTGATATGCCAGGCATGACTGGTTTCTTTGTAGCTGCAATTTTTAGTGGAACGCTCAGGTATGTTGTCAATGGTGATTTGATCTCAAAATCATTATTAGAAATATAATGTTTAACCTGCTGCGCAGCACTGTTTCCTCTGGCATCAACGCTTTATCAAGCTTGCTTTTGGAAGACTTTATTGTTCCAGTAAAACCCCAGTTGAGCCAGACCGCGCAGATCGTAATTAGCAAAGCTACAGGTAAACTGAAGCACATTGTAGACATAGTTTGTGTCAAACCCTATAAAACCGTGTGATCGTTACATCTTTCAGAAGCTTTGATGTAGATTTTATCGTTGCCCTATGCTATTTTTACACCAGCTTTAATCCTCGGGACACTGGTAACTGCTGTGGCTTATTTGGCGTCCGCGCTGGGTGGCAACCTTGTGTCGGTTGTATTGATATTTAGAGGACTGTTCGGTGGGCCGGTCCTAGCCACGTTTACTTTGGGAATGTTTTTTCCATGGACCAACGCAAAGGCATAACACATACAAGTCTCACTTCACTATTTTTGTATTAGAAATGTTACATGCATGCAAGctatatataaaaaatgttgagaaAATCCTTAAGATTTGcgtatttgaatttttaagcgcatttaacttttattcatttagggagcttttattggtcaaaTTGTGGGCACAGCGATTGCCGCTTGGATGTCGTTTGGAAGTATGATCCACGGCAAATCCCCGGAGTCCTTACGAAAAATGCCCACCTCAATCGAAAATTGTACCAATCTTGCACGTGAAAACACAACTGTTCATTCAATTCAGGACTATACAATTGCCTGGGACACTACATCAGCTccgtaaacaaaacaaaaaacgttacACTTATAGCCATATTAGTAAGTGCCAATTAAATTTTACAGTTGAAAATGAGTTGCTAATTTTTCAGAGAGAAGGTTTACAACCCACTCTACGCCATGTCGTTCATGTATTATACAAGCTTGGCTATATTCTCAACCGTTGTTGTCGGCTTGATCGTGTCGCTTTTGACAGGTTTAAcgattttaaaagtttcaaaaactaaaatctaaatctaaAATCAATTTGTTTATGCTTTTGATACTTCCTATGCTTGCAATGTATTCATATAATAGGTGCAAATAAACCCAAGCATATGGATCCCAAACTCTTTGTTCCGTTTGTGGACAACAAGCATCTACCTGATAAGATCCGTACTTTTTTCCGTTTCGGAGTTCCTGAGATTAAAATGATCAAAGATCAAAGCCTGTCTGCCAAAGAAATAAGAATTGAAGACACACCATTGATGTCGTAAAACTTTCAGTTTGAAACAAATGAAAGTATTTTGTACATACAGCATATACCGTCTTATTGTGGTACCTTGCTTTATGCTTTGTATGATTAATATTTCAAGCTtggtttttgttatttgaaaGTTTGCTGAACGCATTATCGTGCGGGTTACTTTATGCCATGTCAAGAAAATTAATAAGAGATTTCTATTGCTAAACCATTCACTTAGTGTAGTAAATTCTGACAAGCATTGATTTCGTATATTGAGCATTGATTTAAACTCAAGACTTACCTAccataatttttcaaaagctGGTGCTGCGTTTAATTTTGCTGTTAAAAGGACTGGATCTGCTGTtaacaaaaagcaaatttcAAGCGGAACAAAATAGTACTGGGCATGTGCCGAGTGCTAGAACGAACGTCACTATTTTTAAGTGTTCCCACGAACCAGAGCTAAAGTTTTGGTTTAacgtttgcttttttgttcaAGAAACGAAAAGTATAGCCTAATAATTATTTCAATGTTTGCTGCTGGGAATAGTCTCCGATCTTGTTGCTCTTGACAGAAGTTCAAAAATTAGAGCATAATACGTCACTCTTGATTTGTTTTAGAGTTTACGTTCTTAACGCTAACATTGACACAAAACGTTGCAACAACTCCCTTTTGCGACAACAACGTTATACGCAAAGTACTTCTACTGTAAGCGCAGCAATTATCTGGGAACGTTATTTTGTTAGCAGGGTAATGGACATAATAAGATTAACACGTATATACTTACTCTAAGTTTTTACTTTGACAAAGGACGACTACTAAAAAGTAGTAGTAAAGAGTTTCGTAAGCAGCGCAATGTCAAATTGTTTCCCAAGTCCAAGCCTCTTATTGATTCCATTTGTCCCATGTTTATTGCCTTGGTTTTGCTGAAAGTAAACGGCattgattaaaaatatcattgaCGGTAAGTcgataattttgaaaagagcataaaattgcaaaaatggCAATTATCGTACGCGATAAACGGTGCAAATAATTAAACTTCTAGTGATAGGTTGATCTTAACATATAAAGTTGTCAAGgaataaaatgtttcagttgCCTACCAGCTGATAAATGCGCTCTAAAAGTGCAGGTAAAAACATGCTTTTCTTTACCACCTACGCAAAAGACATGTGTCTTAATATTGGTGGCTCAAACATCTGCTCTTTTTTCATGGATGGAACATATCTTCCGATTCCCAACCAACTTTGTTGTCTTCGATGGGTTTCTTCAAAGAAATTCCCTGCTGCTTCATCGGATGGTGGTTGTTTGATGATCAACGTTTGAATTTTATAAGTGCTGGTTCTTTACGATGGTTCTTAAATAACTTATTCGATTTTGTTATGATAAAtaacttataacttataaatatttatgttataaatattatacgaaatttatgaaattattttcaacagCCTAAGTAATCTACTTGTTTTGTGATGGTTACGGTCACGTGATCATCTTTCTCTTGTCAGATGTTGTAATGCAACAAAAGATAATTTTTTACCTGATCTTTTTTCGAACAAACGTAGCTCAAGATAGCATCAGTTGATGTCCCACCATTTTATACGCGGCAATTAAAGCTATTTCAAGCCTTTCCTTTTCTTTTACATGTATTTTTATACCAAATGACATACTAAATTGTCTTTTTGATTATGCTCGTTCGTAAATCTTTCATGACTGTTTCACTGTGTGCAAGGTACTTTGCCTTAAAAATCGCTTCAACTGTAATTTGTCAAAGATGAGGAAAATTTTAGGAGCATTAATTAGTCTTGCGTAGGCTGTGTGTTTTTCAGCATATTATGACAAGTATAggtttcaaaaattgtttgttttagttaTCGTCAGCAAGAAATTACAGAAGCCTAAATGCTTCAATTGAATCACCTGACTATTATTCAATTTggtataaaattttgtaaataatttttacaaataagtCAACCTGCAAAATCATAATATTGTACGAGTAACAACAACAAGTAGGGGCTAAAATGGaagataaaatgtttaatgaatCTCATTTAATGGAACTTCAATCAAACGTAACCCAATAGATGGTTTGtgcaataaaagttaaacagaACTGACATTCAAGTCTGGCCAAATGACATTTCAATAAAAGCGCATATGGAAATATTGCAGAAAGAGTATAGGCATGTGTGCTTGAGAAATTACGATTAAATGACAGGACTCTTATTAAATGTCAATCACCACAAAACCTGCTTATAGCTGTACATGTTTTGGCTTCCTATAAATAAGTAATAGACTTATTATACATATGATAAACCGACCATCACATTTTCGATTATGCTGTCACATGTCAAGATATGCTGGAACACAAACCACATACCACAACAGGCAAACTACCTTGCACACAGTGAAGCACTTATTAAAGATTTACGAACGAGCATACTCAAAAGCACAATTTTGCATGTCATTTGGTATAACAAtgcatgtaaaagaaaaagaaaagc
Proteins encoded in this window:
- the LOC143447228 gene encoding sodium-coupled monocarboxylate transporter 1-like isoform X1, with amino-acid sequence MTEANSNNINGFSTSDFIVFLASLLLCVAIGGFYAYKDRKKKVDNYYFGGKKISPIPLGISMSVTFISAVTVLGYPTESYVYGIISLWYAFTLVIPNIIACLYYIPLIHRLQVTTIYEYLELRFDVKLRKLQSAIEIFNQTTYMGLTVYLPALALNAVTPLALTWTIILTSGICTFYTAFGGMKAVVWVDTIQAGIMLAGVLAVLIRTTMIVGGFNNVWVALEESGRDNFWDFNPDPTLRSTGWTILVGVSVTQSILCCCNQSICQRYLSCRTERDAKLAAVISLVPKIVISSLCTISGCVAYTYFKGCDPIKAKNVSKPDQLMPYLVLQVFRDMPGMTGFFVAAIFSGTLSTVSSGINALSSLLLEDFIVPVKPQLSQTAQIVISKATALILGTLVTAVAYLASALGGNLVSVVLIFRGLFGGPVLATFTLGMFFPWTNAKGAFIGQIVGTAIAAWMSFGSMIHGKSPESLRKMPTSIENCTNLARENTTVHSIQDYTIAWDTTSAPEKVYNPLYAMSFMYYTSLAIFSTVVVGLIVSLLTGANKPKHMDPKLFVPFVDNKHLPDKIRTFFRFGVPEIKMIKDQSLSAKEIRIEDTPLMS